The sequence below is a genomic window from bacterium.
CATCCAGATCGGCCACGCGCCCGAGAACATCGAGCCGGACCAGGTGGTGGTCATCAGCCGGGCCGTACCCGAGGGCAACGTCGAAGTGCAGATGGCCAGACAACGCGGCGTCCGGGTTTTGCACCGGGCCGAAATGCTGGGCGGCCTGATGGAGGGGAAGCGCAGCATCGCCGTGGTCGGCACTCACGGCAAGACCACCACGACGTCGATGATCGCCCGAATCTTCGAGCAGGCGGGGCGCGATCCGACGGTGCTCATCGGCGGCGAGGTGGATGACTTTGGCGGCAACGCGCGGGCCGGACGCGGAGAGGACCTGGTTGCGGAAGTCGACGAGAGCGACGGGTCGCTGCTCCGGGTCGCTCCGCAGATCGCGATCGTCACCAACATCGACGCCACCGATCACCTCGACTTCTACGGATCGATGGAGCAGGTGCTCGAGACGTTCCGGCGGTTCCTTTGGCGGCTTCCGGCGTCCGGGCTTGCGGTCATTTGCACCGACGCCGCTGCCGGGCGCACGCTGGCGAACGATCTGCGTGCCGCGCGGGGGGCGCGCGCGGTGACGTACGGCCTCGAGCCCGGAGCAGACTACACCGCACGGATCCTCGAAATGGCCGGTCCGCGGACGGTGTTCGATGTCCGAGGGGGGGATCGCACGCTCGGAAACCTGACCCTGCCCGTCCCCGGCGCATACAACGTGCAGAATGCGCTCGGCGCGCTCGCGGCAAGCCTAGAGCTCGGCGTGCCGT
It includes:
- the murC gene encoding UDP-N-acetylmuramate--L-alanine ligase, coding for MIPAGSRVHFVGIGGAGMSAIASVLLARGYAVSGSDLRESEVTRRLRAAGARIQIGHAPENIEPDQVVVISRAVPEGNVEVQMARQRGVRVLHRAEMLGGLMEGKRSIAVVGTHGKTTTTSMIARIFEQAGRDPTVLIGGEVDDFGGNARAGRGEDLVAEVDESDGSLLRVAPQIAIVTNIDATDHLDFYGSMEQVLETFRRFLWRLPASGLAVICTDAAAGRTLANDLRAARGARAVTYGLEPGADYTARILEMAGPRTVFDVRGGDRTLGNLTLPVPGAYNVQNALGALAASLELGVPFGLAATALGTFRGVLRRFTVRGDVGGVLVVDDYAHNPTKVHALLQAARQCWPDSRIIAVFQPHRYSRTQTVGPQFAGAFDPADEVIITELYAADEPPLPGVDAGIIVRAVGARRAVHAIADSAEVAAWLEAHVRPGDLVLTIGAGDVWKIGDALVTRLRARAAGVTGRG